Within the Corallococcus exiguus genome, the region CCTGATGACGGTGGTGCGCGGCATCAACATGAGCACGCTCACCCACGAGGTGGGCTACCGCTACTTCCTCACCGGGAAGATGCCCATCGGCAGCGCGGCGCGCGGCTCCTCCACCGCCACGGAGATCGTGGGCCAGATGAAGCCCACGGTGCCCATCCCGTCCATCGCCCAGGGCGTGGAGTCCTACAACGACCGCTACGGTGGCTACGCCAACGCGCTGCGCGTGAGCGGCCTGGCGGACCTGGTGCTCACGCTGGATCCGCCTGTCGCCGCGCGCCAGCTGGACAGCGAAATCGAGAAGAGCCTCATCGACCTCAACGGCATGCCCATTACCTGCGAGGAGCAGGCGCTGACCGCGCGGGGCGTGGGCACCGCCTATGAGAGCAGCCGCGGTCAGATGCAGACCGTGATGGAGAACAAGCTGTCGGACTCGTTCCGCTTCCAGCTGGCGGCCAACCAGTCCGTGCGCGACTTCTACGGGCTCAACGGTCAGGCCTACCCGTACAACAGCGCCGCGGGCCGCGCCGCCATGGTGGCCACCGCCCTGAAGAAGGGCATCAGCCAGTGCGTGTCCATCAACCTGGCCGGCGGCCTGGACACCCACTTCGGTACGCAGCAGACGCACGCGACCAACCAGCGCGCGGGCTTCAACGCGCTGAACCTGCTGGTGACGGACCTGCGCGCCACCCAGCACCCGGGCGGCGGCAACTTCATGGACCACACCACCATCCTGGTGTTCAGCGAGTTCGCTCGCACGCCCACCATCAACGCCACGGGCGGCCGCGATCACCACCTGTCCAACAGCTGCCTGTTGATGGGCGCGGGCATCAAGCACAACACCGTGGTGGGCCGCAGCGGTGACATCGGCATGTCGCCGGGTCTGGTGGACCTGCGCACGGGCGCCAATGATCCGAACGGCTCCAACATCTTCCCCGAGCACATCATCGCGACGGTGCTGGCCTCGGCGAAGCTGGACTACAGCATCACGCGGGTGGACCCGCTGCGGTTCATCCTTGCCTGAGTCTTGATGAGCACTCCCCTCATGCGTCCCCGTCCGCGCCACGGTTCCCCCACCGTGGCGCGCTTCCTCCCCACCTCGCTCCTGCTGATGTCCGCGGTGCTGTCCACCGCGTGCGGCGAGGACGCACCCCCGGGCAGCGACCCGGCGAAGCCCGCGGTCTTCACGGCCCACCAGGTCACCACGGCGCAGTCCCTGTCCGCGGTGCCCGGCTTCGCGGACCAGTCCGGCGGCGGAATCTTCGCCACCGCGACAGGCGAGGCCGTGCGCCTGCGGCTGGATGGCACCAAGGCCGCGCTCGCCGCCCACCCGAAGAACACGGCGGCGCCAGGCTCCGTGCGCGCCACCTTCCGCCTGGGGCCGCACAGCGCCCTGGTGGAGACCGACCGCGGCCTGTTCCTCGCGGACCAGGGCTGGCTCATCGAACCGCTGTGGCAGGAGGTGCTGGGCACCGGCATCGTCGCCACCGCGCAGACCGCGGACGGCGCGGCCTGGATTGCCCACCCCAAGGGCCTGTTCCAGATCCAGGGCGGCGTGCTCGCGTCGCTGAAGCTGTCCGGGCAGCCGCTCTCCGGCATCACCACCATGACGGCCGCGCCCGCGGAGGACGGCCTCGCGGGCCTGTGGTTCGCGCGCGAGGGCAAGCTGAACGTGGTGGTGGCGTCCGCGCCGGGCGTCTACCAGGTGCGCGGCACGGACGCGCCGCTCGCGGGCGGTGAGACGGTGCGCGCGCTCGCGGGGCTGAGCGCGGGCACGGGCGCGCCGGGTGAGGTCTGGGTGCTCACCAGCACCCGCCTGCTGCGCCGGAACACGGACGGCTGGAGCACGGTGTCGCTGCCGGCGCTGCCCGAGCAGCTCTTGAGCGCGGGGCGCTACCTCTGGGCCCGCGCCGGGGACCGGCTCTTCACCTACGACGCGGACGCGAAGGTCTGGGGCTCCGCGGAGGGGCTGCCGTCCGGCTCCGTGGTGCTGCTGGCCGCGGACGAGAGCGGCTGTGCGTGGGCGCGCGTGGGCGAGCAGGCCCTGTCCATCAGCCAGACGCCGGCGCCGCGCGTGACGGGCATGCACCAGGGCATGCTGGTGGTGGAGGACGGGCTGGTGGTCCAGGCCCGCCTGCCGCCGGGCACCGCGCCGAAGAGCGTCCACTTCCAGCTGGAGAACCAGGATGTCGAAGCCACCGGGCCCGCGTTCAGCATGGGCGGTCTGGAGGCGGACGGCGAGACGCTCAAGGCGTTCTCCTTCTCCACCCTGGCGCCGGGCGGCCACACGCTGAACGTCGTGTCCCGCTTCGAGGACGGCTCGGAGGCGCGCCGGCAGATGCCCTTCCTCTACCAGCCGCTCACCACGGTCCCCAGCTGGGCGCGCGACATCCGGCCCGTGCACGAGGCCCGCTGCGCCAAGTGCCACATCACCAGCCCTGGCCGGCCGCTGAACACCTACGAGTTGTGGAAGTCCAACGCCCAGCTCATCAACGCGGCGGTGCGCGACCTGCGCATGCCCGCGGATGGGCCGTTGGATCCGCAGGGCATCGCCCTCATCCAGCGTTGGGTGTCTTCCGGCGCGCTGCCCTGAAGTCCCTGCTTCAAGACTGCTTCTTCGTCAGTGCATGCGCCCGTCTTCCTTTCGTCCCGGGGGAGGACGGGCGCCCCCTTCCGAGGCACCCCCATGAAACGTCTCCTCCGCGCGACCCCCCTCGCCGCGCTGCTGACCCTGGCCTGTGACGGTGAGCTCAAGCCCGCCGAGCAGCTCCCCTACGTGGGCCCCTGCGAGGGGCTTGCCCCGCTGTCGCTGTCGGCGGAACCCACGACGGTGCGCTCCGGCGACGTGGCCACGCTGACGGCCGGCGGTGGCAGCGGGCACTACTCCTTCCGCGCGGAGGCAGGCGGCTCCTCCGGCGACATGCGCGGCAACCGCTTCGTCGCGGGCGGTACGGCCGGCGAGGCCACGCTGACGGTGGTGGATGAGCAGTGCGGCGGCGCCACCAGCGTGCGGGTGAAGGTGATCTCCAGGTTCGGCGTCGCGCCCGCGCGCGCGATGCTGCGGCCGGGCACGTCCTTCCAAATCGCCCTGGAAGGCCTGGTGGGCACGGCGACCTTCACGCTCACCAGCAACGGCTCTGGCGCCACGCTCACCGACACGGGCCTCTACACGGCGGGCCAGGTGGAGGCGCAGGACGTCATCACGGTGCGCGACACGAAGTCCGGTGACACGGAGTCGCTCCAGTACACCGTGAGCAAGGCCGCGAAGCTGGTGGGTGACCCGCAGTACCTGGGCGTGCCGTCGGGCTCGTCCGCGCCGCTGGGCACGACGGGCGGCTCGGACCGCGTGACGTGGACGAAGAAGTCCGGCCCCGGCTCCGTGGTGAACGGCCGCGTCGTGGTGGAGGCGGGTGCGACCGGCACCGTCGTGCTGGAGGCGAAGGACGCCTTCACCGGCGACGTGGCCCCGGTGTCGGTGCGCGTGCTGGACGAGCTGACGCGGCCCCTGCTGGCGCACGGCAAGCTGTCGGACGTGGCCACGCTGGTGACCGCGGACTTCGACGGTGACGGCATCCAGGACCTGGCGGTGGGCCAGCGCGAGAGCGAGCTGTCGCGCCCCACGGGCGGCGCGGTGTTCATCTACAAGGGCAGCGCGTCCGGCCTGCCCGCGAAGCCCACCTGGGTGCTGACGGGTGAGACCGAGGGCGCGCTCTTCGGCGACATGCTGGCCGCGGGTGACCTGGACGGCGACGGCATCGCGGACCTGGCGGTGTCCTCGCCGGCCGCGGACGTCACCATCGGTGACTCGGGCGCGGTGTACCTCTACACGTTCAAGCCGGGACAGGCGCCCGCGCTGATGAGGCCCGCGCTCACCGGTCTGGGCCGCGGCGGGTTCGGCACGGGCCTGGCCATCGCGGACGCGGATGGCGACGGGGACATGGACCTGTTCGTGGGCTCGCCCGGCGCGGACCTGTCCACCCTCTCCGGCATCAGCCGGCGCGGCGTCATCGACATCTTCATCCTCACCAAGGGACAGGCCGTTCCGGACCTGCCGGTGGTGCGCCTGGGAGGACAGGACCTGCTGGCGGACGGCACGCTCACGTTGAAGAGCACCACGGAGCTGGGCCGCGCCCTCGTCGTGGCGGACCTCAATGACGACGGCCGTCCGGACCTGGCGGCGCTGAACCGGCTGACCCGCTTCAATGCGGACGGCAGCACCAACGGGCAGCAGATGGCCGTGGCGGTGTACTTCGCGCGCGACACGGCGCCGCGCTATCGCTCCGTGCCGGACCAGTATGTGCTGGTGTCCAACACCGCCGTGGAGACGATGGCCAACGAGGGCACCTTCCGCCTGGGGACCCTCCCCGGCGAGGGCAACCGGCCCCCGTTCCTCCTGGTGATGGCGGACAAGGCGGACGCGCCGGACCTGCGCACGTCGGGTGGCGTGGCGGCGGCGCAGGACGCGGGCGGCGCGTACCTGTTCGACCTTCGGGGCGCGACGCTGGCGGCGGATCCGGCCACGGTGAAGCCTGCGACGGTGCCGCTGGCGAACGCCTACGCGCGCTTCTACGGAGACGCGCGAAGCATCACCGCGACGCGCAGCTGGGCGGTGATGGACGTGGACGGCACTGCGGGCCCGGAGCTGCTCCTGGGCGCGCCGTACGCGGCGGTGACGGCGGGCACGGCGACGCTGGGCAACGCGGGCAAGGTGCTGGTGTTCCCGCTCACCGGCCTGTCGAAGGACACGGTGATGAACAAGCCGCTCGCGGCGTTGGGTGGCGCGGCGAAGTCGGAGGTGCTGGGCGCGGGGCTCGCGGCGTGGAACCTGCCGTCCGGTCCGGTGCTGGCGGGCTTCTCTGGCCGCGCATCTTCCACGGCGGGCGCCTTCACCGGTCGCGTGGATGTCTTCTCCAAGGCGGGTGCGACGATCGCGGAGTGGTCGCGCAGCGGCATGGATGTCACGGCCAAGGCCAGCGTGGAGCGCTTCGGTGAGACCGTGGCCGTCGCGCGCCTCAACAGCAAGGTGATGGCGCTGGTGGGCTCGCCGGGCTTCTCCGGTCCGGGCCCCAACGGCGACGGCGCGGACATGACCGTGGGCCGCGCGTACACCTTCGACACCGCGGAGCCGGGCAAGGCCATCGTGTCAGGGGAGGGCGCCAGCTCTCCGTGGCACGGAGGCCGCAACGTGGGCGTGGACGTGGCGTTCACGGACTTCAACGGCGACGGCCGGCCGGACATGGTGGCCGGCGCCACGGGGCTCATCATCCCGGCGACGAACTCCGCCGCGACGGAGCGGGACCCCTATGTGGCGAACGCCTGCATGACGACGGCCACGCAGTCGCTGGGCGGGTTGCTGGTGTCGCTGGGCCAGGCGGACGGCACCTTCAAGCAGGCCTACCGCGTGTTCGCGCCGTCCGTGGTTACCGGCTGCCACGACCCGGCGAACACCCGCTGCAAGCGCACCACCATTGGCCGGGGCGTGGTGGGCGGCTTCGACTTCAACGGCGACGGCAAGCAGGACCTGGCCGTGCTGCGTGACCGCGGCATCGACGTGTTCCTGGGCCGCGCGCCCGAGGACGCGTCGCTCGCGAAGATGACGCTGGCCTGCGACCCGGCTTATTCGTGGCCGACCGCCGCCATGCCCCCCAACCCCCCTGTCATTGATGGAGGGTGGGCGGACACCACGATGCCGGCGACCGCCTCCATCGCCACGGTGGGCGACCTCAATGGGGACGGCTGTGAGGAGGTGGCGTGGCGCTACTCGGACAACACGCACTCGGGCATCGTGATTGCCTACGGCTTCGACGCGGGCGGCACGAAGTGTGGTGGCCGCACGGTGGCGTCCATGGTGCGCATCGCGGGGGATCTGGAGAAGAAGATCGCGCTGATGAACCTGGGCATTGCCACCACGCGCGCGGGGAAGTTCCTGGGGGACTCGCGCGACTTCATCGCGGTGTCGGCCAACAACTACCTGTTCGAGGGCGTGAACCAGCCCACGGTGCTGCTCTACGACGTCGCCGCCATCAACGCGAAGCGCCCGGCCAATGGCGAGACCGTGGTGGGCGCCATCAACGACGGGCTGACCCCCATCCCCGTGACGTACCGCGCCCGCGCGGTGAGCTTCGGCACGTCGCTGTCGGGTGGCAGGGACCTGAACGGTGACGGCGTGCCGGACCTGTGGGTGGGCGCGCCCAACGCGTCGGTGGCCTCGGACGGCGACGGCGCGGCGTTCCTCTTCGCCGGTGGCGCGAAGTCCACGGGAGCGCTGTCGCCCTTCCTGCTGGTGGTAGGCGACGGCGCGGAGCGCTCCTA harbors:
- a CDS encoding VCBS repeat-containing protein codes for the protein MKRLLRATPLAALLTLACDGELKPAEQLPYVGPCEGLAPLSLSAEPTTVRSGDVATLTAGGGSGHYSFRAEAGGSSGDMRGNRFVAGGTAGEATLTVVDEQCGGATSVRVKVISRFGVAPARAMLRPGTSFQIALEGLVGTATFTLTSNGSGATLTDTGLYTAGQVEAQDVITVRDTKSGDTESLQYTVSKAAKLVGDPQYLGVPSGSSAPLGTTGGSDRVTWTKKSGPGSVVNGRVVVEAGATGTVVLEAKDAFTGDVAPVSVRVLDELTRPLLAHGKLSDVATLVTADFDGDGIQDLAVGQRESELSRPTGGAVFIYKGSASGLPAKPTWVLTGETEGALFGDMLAAGDLDGDGIADLAVSSPAADVTIGDSGAVYLYTFKPGQAPALMRPALTGLGRGGFGTGLAIADADGDGDMDLFVGSPGADLSTLSGISRRGVIDIFILTKGQAVPDLPVVRLGGQDLLADGTLTLKSTTELGRALVVADLNDDGRPDLAALNRLTRFNADGSTNGQQMAVAVYFARDTAPRYRSVPDQYVLVSNTAVETMANEGTFRLGTLPGEGNRPPFLLVMADKADAPDLRTSGGVAAAQDAGGAYLFDLRGATLAADPATVKPATVPLANAYARFYGDARSITATRSWAVMDVDGTAGPELLLGAPYAAVTAGTATLGNAGKVLVFPLTGLSKDTVMNKPLAALGGAAKSEVLGAGLAAWNLPSGPVLAGFSGRASSTAGAFTGRVDVFSKAGATIAEWSRSGMDVTAKASVERFGETVAVARLNSKVMALVGSPGFSGPGPNGDGADMTVGRAYTFDTAEPGKAIVSGEGASSPWHGGRNVGVDVAFTDFNGDGRPDMVAGATGLIIPATNSAATERDPYVANACMTTATQSLGGLLVSLGQADGTFKQAYRVFAPSVVTGCHDPANTRCKRTTIGRGVVGGFDFNGDGKQDLAVLRDRGIDVFLGRAPEDASLAKMTLACDPAYSWPTAAMPPNPPVIDGGWADTTMPATASIATVGDLNGDGCEEVAWRYSDNTHSGIVIAYGFDAGGTKCGGRTVASMVRIAGDLEKKIALMNLGIATTRAGKFLGDSRDFIAVSANNYLFEGVNQPTVLLYDVAAINAKRPANGETVVGAINDGLTPIPVTYRARAVSFGTSLSGGRDLNGDGVPDLWVGAPNASVASDGDGAAFLFAGGAKSTGALSPFLLVVGDGAERSYLGQSIAVVPGSGGSPPSVVIGAPRSYRTGTQNGTAYALPLPF
- a CDS encoding DUF1501 domain-containing protein, whose translation is MKKTRQDDLSSPERRNFLKAGAGFMGSLLLGGIPFKAVAQATNMAPPDRCFVFVYFSGGWDQLLAFDPRDPAVFTADKVSDTRIMPGYSLLTDAAYAQIPVIPKDRAGAAPSNIAFGPAIGDPRVPNLSDHYDLMTVVRGINMSTLTHEVGYRYFLTGKMPIGSAARGSSTATEIVGQMKPTVPIPSIAQGVESYNDRYGGYANALRVSGLADLVLTLDPPVAARQLDSEIEKSLIDLNGMPITCEEQALTARGVGTAYESSRGQMQTVMENKLSDSFRFQLAANQSVRDFYGLNGQAYPYNSAAGRAAMVATALKKGISQCVSINLAGGLDTHFGTQQTHATNQRAGFNALNLLVTDLRATQHPGGGNFMDHTTILVFSEFARTPTINATGGRDHHLSNSCLLMGAGIKHNTVVGRSGDIGMSPGLVDLRTGANDPNGSNIFPEHIIATVLASAKLDYSITRVDPLRFILA